Proteins co-encoded in one Nitrosopumilus sp. genomic window:
- a CDS encoding peptidase, whose translation MNKPESYFKIFKTPKLVIPKVILIVFSILFVVSFSPVHAQHHSGSLAPPIDFDGLKVALTTILFPEDFTSDDSNNANLSIRFFDSETNANIKSVTYRVEIFHENNLVANEYFFDEDGKLDLEIKPKTGCQEKELWKCTKYYGEKHAIAGAYYARGDSLPVIQGPVFDKSGQYNIKVSIVGATNPKTMTTKDLLFETFVSIPQKEIFLIKTANAQEYPISIKSYNSKISNFSYDELADKISYEIHLDNEHAMQHDFISKHAVILQKDFSSFKQGYDLNVFVQGIKLEDDSVEFDISSPDQNMIRANITHDELMYIEDKTGSSNPLKVEILSGDKKVFSELNFIFENGFSANVSWDSNSVVGKKIPFTFAFFDAINKPAKEVLFAYSITDSAGKEIWSNIGTGDKYLGILASHGISQESILIPTQGQYKIKLILTGQNSKNFAEFLTSTADFKIGQPPTQQKTDGVPSWIKNNAGWWSDGIVGDQEFVQSIQFLMKEKILNIPATETNPSESQEIPTWVKNNAGWWSQDLISERDFVKGIEFLVSQGIITVN comes from the coding sequence GTGAATAAACCAGAATCGTATTTTAAGATCTTCAAAACACCTAAACTTGTGATTCCAAAGGTAATTTTGATAGTTTTTTCAATATTGTTTGTAGTTTCGTTTTCTCCAGTTCATGCACAGCATCATTCAGGTTCTCTTGCTCCACCTATTGATTTTGATGGGTTAAAAGTAGCATTAACTACAATCCTTTTTCCAGAGGATTTCACTTCTGACGATTCAAATAATGCCAATTTATCAATTAGGTTTTTTGATAGTGAAACGAATGCAAATATCAAAAGTGTCACATATCGCGTTGAGATATTTCATGAAAATAACTTAGTTGCCAATGAGTATTTTTTTGATGAAGATGGAAAATTGGATTTAGAAATAAAGCCAAAAACAGGATGTCAAGAAAAAGAACTTTGGAAATGTACAAAGTATTATGGTGAAAAACATGCGATAGCTGGTGCTTACTATGCAAGAGGAGATTCACTTCCAGTCATTCAAGGTCCTGTTTTTGATAAAAGCGGACAATACAACATCAAAGTCTCCATAGTGGGTGCAACAAATCCAAAAACAATGACTACAAAAGACTTACTTTTTGAGACTTTTGTAAGCATTCCGCAAAAGGAAATATTCCTTATCAAAACAGCAAATGCTCAAGAATATCCAATATCAATAAAATCATACAACAGCAAAATTTCTAATTTTAGTTATGATGAACTAGCAGATAAAATATCATATGAAATACACTTGGATAACGAACATGCAATGCAGCATGATTTTATTAGCAAACATGCAGTAATACTTCAAAAAGATTTCTCATCTTTCAAACAAGGATATGATTTGAATGTGTTTGTACAAGGAATAAAACTTGAAGACGATTCTGTAGAGTTTGATATTTCATCTCCGGATCAAAACATGATCAGAGCAAACATCACTCATGACGAACTAATGTATATTGAAGACAAAACAGGTAGTAGCAATCCATTAAAAGTGGAAATTTTGTCAGGAGACAAAAAGGTATTCAGTGAACTTAATTTCATCTTTGAAAATGGATTTTCTGCTAATGTGTCATGGGATTCAAATTCAGTTGTGGGTAAGAAAATTCCATTTACATTTGCTTTTTTTGATGCAATAAACAAGCCAGCAAAGGAAGTATTGTTTGCATATAGCATCACAGACTCTGCTGGAAAAGAGATTTGGTCAAATATTGGAACAGGGGACAAATATCTTGGAATTTTGGCATCACATGGAATTTCTCAGGAATCAATTTTAATCCCAACTCAAGGACAGTATAAAATCAAACTAATTCTAACAGGGCAAAACTCTAAAAACTTTGCAGAATTTTTAACATCTACAGCAGATTTTAAGATAGGTCAACCACCAACACAGCAAAAGACAGATGGAGTTCCTTCTTGGATAAAAAACAATGCAGGATGGTGGTCTGATGGAATTGTAGGAGATCAAGAATTTGTTCAATCAATTCAATTTTTAATGAAAGAAAAAATTCTCAACATCCCAGCAACTGAAACAAACCCATCAGAATCTCAAGAGATCCCCACATGGGTAAAAAACAATGCAGGGTGGTGGTCTCAAGATTTAATTTCTGAGAGAGACTTTGTCAAAGGAATTGAGTTTTTAGTCAGTCAGGGAATCATCACAGTAAATTAA
- a CDS encoding CAP domain-containing protein → MKNKILIISIVITISFLGISFAIIGLHEPREPMTRTEFLDAELMKNRFLDWINENRAEKNLRAINMDHELSDIAYREVVRIANADPEEFEKITNEDVDEVVKSYGYICVGNDDKPANVNGMAFGSLHTRYPDDMEPFIDYYMNFSISDPNNYETIFHPDASKIGIGIAMSTEKFYVLQYVCGVEDENNSL, encoded by the coding sequence ATGAAAAATAAAATTCTCATAATCTCAATAGTAATTACAATATCCTTTCTAGGAATATCCTTTGCAATAATAGGTCTTCATGAACCTCGTGAACCTATGACAAGAACGGAATTTCTTGATGCTGAACTTATGAAGAACAGATTCCTTGATTGGATTAATGAAAACAGGGCTGAAAAAAACCTTCGTGCCATAAACATGGACCATGAACTGAGTGATATTGCTTACCGAGAGGTTGTAAGAATTGCAAATGCCGACCCTGAAGAGTTTGAAAAAATTACAAATGAAGATGTAGATGAAGTTGTAAAATCATATGGGTACATTTGTGTTGGTAATGACGACAAACCTGCAAATGTAAACGGTATGGCGTTTGGTTCTCTTCATACAAGATATCCTGATGATATGGAACCTTTTATTGACTATTACATGAATTTCTCAATATCTGATCCAAACAACTATGAAACAATCTTTCATCCTGATGCCTCTAAAATCGGAATCGGTATTGCGATGTCTACAGAGAAATTCTATGTGTTGCAATATGTATGTGGGGTAGAAGATGAAAATAATTCTCTTTGA
- a CDS encoding calcium/sodium antiporter, with amino-acid sequence MELIFNFLLIGAGLTMLYFGAEWLVKGSIALSNKLGVSQLVIGLTVVAFGTSTPELAVSISSAMQGLSDIALGNVVGSNIVNVGAILGMSAIISPIVVSKSAIRKEIPIMIGISFLLLGIIMDGKIDFVDGALFVIGIIVFTGYSYRSSKKDTDTQVIPASQILQKNVFSKSIIFIIVGLLLLTGGSFLTVDNAVIIGASFGISELFMGLTVVAIGTSLPELITSVVAARKGHADLSVGNIIGSNIFNILAILGISSLISGITVSEQVLVDVGIMLAFSLVLIPIMRSGFVISRREGVILVTGYVVYVIFLFIRQ; translated from the coding sequence ATGGAATTAATTTTCAATTTTTTGCTTATAGGAGCGGGATTAACTATGTTATACTTTGGAGCAGAATGGTTAGTGAAAGGATCAATAGCCCTATCAAACAAACTTGGAGTTAGTCAATTAGTCATCGGTCTAACCGTCGTTGCTTTTGGAACTTCAACACCAGAACTTGCAGTAAGTATTTCATCTGCAATGCAAGGATTGTCTGATATTGCTTTGGGAAATGTAGTGGGAAGCAATATTGTCAATGTTGGGGCAATTCTAGGAATGTCTGCCATAATCAGTCCAATTGTTGTATCCAAATCTGCAATAAGAAAAGAAATCCCAATAATGATAGGCATTTCATTCCTTTTACTTGGAATTATTATGGATGGCAAAATCGATTTTGTTGATGGCGCGTTATTTGTAATTGGGATTATTGTTTTTACAGGATACAGTTATCGTAGCTCAAAAAAAGACACAGATACACAAGTGATACCTGCATCACAAATATTACAAAAAAATGTTTTTTCCAAATCTATAATTTTCATAATAGTTGGGTTATTGCTCCTAACTGGAGGATCGTTTCTTACAGTAGATAATGCTGTAATCATTGGTGCAAGTTTTGGAATATCAGAGTTATTCATGGGGTTGACAGTTGTTGCGATTGGAACTTCACTTCCAGAGCTAATAACGTCAGTGGTTGCTGCAAGAAAAGGCCATGCCGATCTTAGTGTTGGAAATATAATTGGCAGTAATATATTCAACATTTTAGCAATATTGGGTATTTCATCATTGATTTCAGGCATCACAGTTAGTGAACAAGTATTAGTGGATGTTGGAATAATGTTGGCGTTTAGTCTTGTATTGATTCCAATTATGCGTAGTGGGTTTGTCATATCCAGAAGAGAAGGAGTAATTCTGGTAACAGGATATGTTGTTTATGTGATATTTTTGTTCATCCGGCAATAA
- a CDS encoding Snf7 family protein, whose protein sequence is MRKISERQLMPTFQDNWNKSPTVGLNQHILNAVKKEPPLKPRIQQSVGKLNQTISKMDYMFKKLQEKDKKIFKRIVESQQRHDKYTSKVLANELIEIRKNEHVLTNIKLALEQIQIRLSTMNELGDAMVSIGPAIAVLRSMGPALSKFMPQAGAEFEAMSGLLGEITGDSFGGDFELSNTSNEETDAILKEAAVIAVNRIGEKFPSSPATTYSQMESKLNQL, encoded by the coding sequence TTGAGAAAGATTTCTGAAAGACAACTTATGCCAACATTTCAAGATAATTGGAATAAATCTCCAACTGTTGGGTTAAATCAACATATTCTTAACGCAGTTAAAAAAGAACCCCCACTCAAACCCCGTATACAACAATCAGTAGGAAAACTAAATCAAACAATTTCAAAAATGGATTATATGTTTAAAAAATTACAAGAAAAGGACAAAAAGATTTTCAAGAGAATTGTTGAATCTCAACAGAGACATGATAAGTACACAAGTAAAGTTTTAGCAAACGAATTAATTGAAATTAGAAAAAATGAACATGTATTAACAAATATCAAACTAGCACTTGAGCAAATTCAGATCAGACTATCGACTATGAATGAACTTGGTGATGCTATGGTTTCAATTGGACCTGCAATTGCAGTTCTACGTTCAATGGGGCCAGCATTAAGTAAATTCATGCCACAAGCAGGTGCAGAATTTGAAGCAATGTCTGGCTTATTGGGAGAAATAACTGGTGATTCATTTGGAGGAGACTTTGAATTGAGTAATACTTCAAATGAAGAAACAGATGCCATTTTAAAAGAAGCTGCAGTAATTGCAGTAAATAGGATTGGAGAAAAATTCCCATCCTCTCCAGCAACAACTTATTCTCAGATGGAATCAAAGTTAAATCAACTCTAA
- the nuoB gene encoding NADH-quinone oxidoreductase subunit NuoB: protein MTEDNQKIKKSDILSWDKVTLDKILQSNDMIPGNFRGKISLDPDKDFVLNSHIGQNLENICPTNAISYKNPPESISLDVGKCIFCGNCQQEAPQLIKISNNFDVAKKRKNHLLEVFSESVPFGKTYEEIGNELKNKINKTFGRSLAIREIDAGSCNGCEIEISALTNPIYDIERFGMHFVASPRHADLLLVTGPASKNMEKALKIAYESTPEPKLVIAVGACACSGGIFGKNYATTGGIDSIVPVDVFIPGCPPRPQALIYGIMLALDKI from the coding sequence ATGACAGAAGATAATCAAAAAATTAAGAAAAGTGACATCCTATCATGGGACAAAGTAACACTTGACAAAATATTGCAATCTAATGACATGATTCCCGGAAATTTCAGAGGAAAAATTTCCTTAGATCCTGATAAAGATTTTGTGTTAAATTCACACATTGGACAGAATTTAGAAAATATCTGTCCTACAAATGCTATTTCGTACAAAAATCCCCCTGAATCAATTTCTTTAGATGTGGGAAAATGTATTTTCTGTGGAAATTGTCAGCAAGAGGCACCACAATTAATTAAAATATCCAATAATTTTGACGTGGCAAAGAAAAGAAAAAATCATCTTCTTGAAGTATTTTCTGAATCTGTTCCGTTTGGAAAAACATATGAAGAAATAGGAAATGAATTAAAAAATAAAATTAACAAAACATTTGGACGATCTTTGGCAATTAGAGAAATTGATGCAGGTTCATGTAATGGCTGTGAAATTGAAATTTCTGCATTAACCAACCCAATTTATGACATAGAGCGATTTGGAATGCATTTTGTAGCTTCTCCAAGACACGCTGATCTTCTATTAGTTACTGGTCCTGCATCAAAAAATATGGAAAAAGCATTAAAAATTGCATATGAGTCTACTCCAGAACCTAAGTTGGTAATTGCAGTTGGCGCGTGTGCATGTAGTGGTGGAATATTTGGAAAAAATTATGCAACGACTGGGGGTATTGATAGCATCGTTCCTGTTGATGTGTTCATACCAGGATGTCCTCCACGACCTCAGGCACTAATTTATGGCATCATGTTAGCATTAGATAAAATATAA
- a CDS encoding NADH-quinone oxidoreductase subunit C yields MNNKTIEHYMSKLEHLEFKFKSHVQNNNEIHIELEDSSKLIEFCNILKLEINLRLLTMIYCDERKTNHAFSLRYLLGSDTDDVFFFVVIFIDKKHAYFPSLSDVFPYSIKYEREINDMFGIQTQGDTTLKPLLLHDFQKNIFPLRKDFHANTELNYTPRKFEFTPITGDGICEIPVGPIHAGIIEPGHFRFSVLGENIVNMETRLGYAHKGIEKIAENMSINNVVLLSERISGDESIANSMAFCQAIEKIAQLEIPEKSKQIRLLFAELERIYNHFGTLSGILNDVGFSYGASRLEILKEYMMQLNEKLSGSRLLFGVNQIGGVKVDISNTSLADIHSMLNDIFQNFEKILEHIQSNSSVIDRLRNTGIIEKQTVNDLGIVGLSSICAGIDTDTRKNHPYGYYSSINFEQTPRADMEQQVKLQKRIGDVLSRFMSRVDELRYSKKLIESISNLETGEIHIPLESELIPFSSGLGYAESHRGETLHWVMMGEDNSIFRYKIRTASFANWSVIEHAVLNNIVADFPVINKSFDFSYSGNDL; encoded by the coding sequence ATGAATAATAAAACAATAGAACATTATATGTCTAAGCTAGAACATCTGGAATTCAAATTCAAAAGTCATGTACAAAACAACAACGAAATACACATAGAATTAGAGGATTCATCTAAATTAATAGAATTTTGTAATATTTTGAAACTAGAGATAAATCTTAGATTATTAACAATGATTTACTGTGATGAGAGAAAAACAAACCATGCATTTAGTTTACGATACCTGCTAGGTTCAGATACAGATGATGTTTTTTTCTTTGTAGTCATATTTATTGATAAAAAACACGCCTATTTCCCTAGTTTATCTGACGTATTTCCATATTCGATAAAATATGAAAGGGAAATCAATGATATGTTTGGAATCCAAACACAAGGAGATACTACTCTAAAACCCTTACTTTTACATGATTTTCAGAAAAATATTTTCCCACTGCGAAAAGATTTTCATGCAAATACTGAGTTAAACTACACTCCTAGAAAATTTGAATTCACACCAATCACAGGAGATGGAATTTGTGAAATACCTGTAGGGCCAATACATGCAGGAATAATAGAGCCAGGTCATTTCCGATTCAGTGTTCTTGGTGAAAATATAGTGAACATGGAAACACGTCTTGGGTATGCCCATAAAGGAATTGAAAAAATTGCAGAAAACATGTCAATTAATAATGTTGTACTTTTATCAGAACGAATTTCTGGTGATGAGAGTATTGCAAATTCCATGGCATTTTGTCAAGCCATAGAAAAAATTGCCCAATTAGAAATTCCAGAAAAATCTAAACAGATAAGATTATTGTTTGCAGAACTAGAACGAATTTACAATCATTTTGGAACCTTGAGTGGCATTTTAAATGATGTTGGATTTTCATACGGTGCTTCAAGATTGGAAATATTAAAAGAATACATGATGCAGTTAAATGAAAAATTATCTGGAAGTAGATTGTTATTTGGAGTCAATCAAATAGGCGGCGTAAAAGTAGATATTTCAAATACATCCTTAGCTGATATCCATTCCATGTTAAATGACATATTTCAAAATTTTGAAAAGATTCTGGAACATATCCAATCAAATTCGTCTGTAATTGATAGATTAAGAAATACGGGTATTATTGAAAAACAAACAGTAAATGATTTGGGAATTGTCGGCCTCTCTTCTATATGTGCTGGCATAGATACCGATACTAGAAAAAATCATCCCTATGGATATTATTCATCAATTAATTTTGAACAAACACCTAGAGCAGACATGGAACAACAAGTAAAATTACAAAAACGAATAGGTGATGTACTATCTAGATTTATGAGTAGAGTAGATGAATTAAGATACTCAAAGAAACTGATAGAATCCATATCTAATTTAGAGACAGGAGAAATCCACATTCCACTTGAATCCGAATTAATTCCTTTTTCATCTGGTTTGGGATATGCTGAATCTCATAGGGGCGAAACCTTGCATTGGGTTATGATGGGCGAAGATAATTCTATTTTCAGGTACAAAATCAGAACTGCTTCTTTTGCAAACTGGTCTGTAATTGAACATGCAGTTTTAAACAATATTGTTGCTGATTTTCCAGTAATTAACAAGAGTTTTGATTTTTCTTATTCAGGGAATGACTTATGA
- a CDS encoding hydrogenase 4 subunit F, producing MSLELFSSLESILILALIITPIISGVLVTFLKKKKIIELVTVFSSFLILIEGLILVNSILKYKTISVFDGIFYVDSLSGIIIITISLVGFLSSIYSISYMGKQYEKLIIDEKKLVRYYQGFNMFLFTMLLVPISNNMGIMWIAIEATTLVSVLLIMLYVKQSSIEASWKYLLIATVGLSLALFGTIFFYYVNTADVPLEEDALGMDWTNLVENASGFDPNLVKLAFIFIIVGFGTKAGLAPMHTWLPDAHSEAPSPISALLSGVLLNCAFYGILRFHIITSNSIGSHFSNTLLMILGVVSIGIAAASIYFQKDLKRMLAFSSVEHMGIVSVAIGFGSVIGIFGALLHIINHAVVKSLLFFASGSISQKFETKLISDTSGIIRIMPITGFAFLIGGLAIVGMPPFNIFMSEFLVLSSGFESENFLPNMLVILFLVIIFAGFGKHLLKMIFGNPKQTIKKGDLGILSIIPMLILVSIIFVMGVYVPEPLQTLIEDTSQILLVGDLHN from the coding sequence ATGTCTTTAGAATTATTTTCATCATTAGAATCCATATTGATTCTCGCTCTTATCATAACTCCAATAATTAGTGGCGTACTGGTAACTTTTCTAAAAAAGAAAAAAATTATTGAACTTGTTACAGTGTTTTCATCTTTTCTAATTCTGATAGAAGGATTAATCTTGGTAAATTCTATTCTAAAATATAAAACAATATCTGTGTTTGATGGAATATTTTATGTTGATTCACTTAGTGGAATAATTATCATCACTATTTCACTTGTGGGATTTCTTTCATCTATTTATTCAATAAGTTACATGGGAAAGCAATATGAAAAATTAATCATTGATGAGAAAAAACTTGTGAGATATTATCAAGGTTTCAATATGTTCTTGTTTACCATGTTATTGGTACCAATATCTAACAACATGGGAATAATGTGGATTGCAATTGAAGCTACAACGCTAGTTTCTGTTTTGTTGATAATGTTGTATGTCAAACAAAGTTCAATTGAAGCATCATGGAAATATCTACTCATTGCAACAGTAGGGTTGTCATTGGCATTATTTGGAACCATTTTCTTTTACTATGTTAACACCGCTGATGTCCCTCTTGAAGAAGATGCTTTAGGTATGGATTGGACAAATTTGGTAGAAAACGCATCTGGCTTTGATCCTAACCTTGTAAAACTAGCCTTTATTTTCATAATTGTAGGGTTTGGAACAAAAGCCGGCCTTGCACCCATGCATACATGGCTGCCTGATGCCCATAGTGAAGCACCATCTCCAATAAGTGCTCTTTTGTCAGGAGTTCTGTTAAACTGTGCATTTTACGGAATTTTACGATTTCACATAATTACCAGTAATTCAATAGGATCTCATTTCTCAAATACACTTTTGATGATTCTTGGAGTAGTTTCCATAGGAATAGCTGCTGCATCAATTTATTTCCAGAAAGACTTGAAACGCATGTTAGCTTTTTCCAGTGTTGAGCACATGGGAATAGTTTCAGTAGCAATTGGATTTGGAAGTGTTATTGGTATTTTTGGAGCATTGTTACACATAATTAATCATGCAGTTGTAAAATCACTGTTATTTTTTGCAAGCGGATCAATTTCTCAAAAATTTGAAACTAAATTAATCTCAGATACAAGCGGAATTATACGAATAATGCCAATAACGGGATTTGCATTTTTAATTGGTGGATTGGCAATAGTTGGAATGCCACCATTTAATATTTTCATGAGTGAGTTTTTAGTATTAAGTTCTGGATTTGAATCTGAAAACTTTCTTCCAAATATGTTGGTGATTTTATTTCTTGTAATAATATTTGCAGGTTTTGGAAAGCATTTGCTTAAAATGATATTTGGAAATCCAAAACAAACCATAAAAAAAGGAGATCTTGGAATACTTTCGATAATCCCAATGCTGATTTTAGTATCAATCATATTTGTCATGGGAGTATATGTTCCAGAACCATTACAAACATTAATTGAAGATACGTCACAAATTTTACTGGTAGGTGATCTGCACAATTGA
- a CDS encoding NADH-quinone oxidoreductase subunit K: MIFPTEINLLDISAVILLVATFGLIVSRGFSNWVNAYRYQTIVLAGIVALIASVSNIWELYIVSALTLGIKAVIIPKILFYVTKKLDSPIKLEIDPYVSMKLSVIISALLVAMSYFIFLYLDIKSNEIIQVFLPVSFALFFIGLFVIVSRRKALNQMVGLLTIENGLFLFAVSLTHGFSLIIEIGLMADILLGVIISSILLFRMSRTFDSIDIKNLESLRDD; encoded by the coding sequence TTGATCTTTCCAACAGAAATTAATTTACTTGACATATCAGCTGTAATCTTACTTGTTGCAACTTTTGGGTTAATTGTTAGTAGAGGATTTTCAAATTGGGTTAATGCATATAGATATCAAACAATAGTTCTTGCAGGTATTGTTGCACTAATTGCGTCTGTCTCGAACATATGGGAATTATACATAGTATCGGCACTAACCTTGGGAATCAAAGCAGTAATAATTCCAAAGATCCTATTTTATGTAACAAAGAAACTAGATTCGCCAATAAAATTAGAAATTGATCCGTATGTCAGTATGAAATTATCTGTTATCATATCAGCATTATTAGTTGCAATGTCGTATTTTATTTTCTTATATTTAGATATAAAATCAAATGAAATAATACAAGTTTTCTTGCCAGTTTCATTTGCGCTATTCTTTATTGGATTATTCGTAATTGTAAGCCGACGAAAAGCACTAAATCAAATGGTGGGATTGCTAACTATTGAAAATGGGTTGTTCTTATTTGCCGTGTCATTAACACATGGGTTTTCATTGATAATTGAAATTGGATTGATGGCAGATATTTTACTTGGTGTTATAATCTCAAGTATTTTATTATTTAGAATGAGTAGAACGTTTGATAGTATTGATATTAAAAACTTGGAAAGTTTGAGGGACGACTAA
- a CDS encoding NADH-quinone oxidoreductase subunit H, with protein sequence MNEFSITEPLFGIFQVLLLVVLSPLIVGIMRKTKAKSQKRVGAPIIQPYFDILKLVKKEEVVSDQSSWIFRCNPWVNFVATVSAAFFIPVSIVYSPFGVMGDILLVIGLFGLGKFFTILAGLDVSSSFGGLGSSREIMFSTLVEPALLITIFVIAIFYGGTNISTIVASANDISFLASPGVIFALIAFFIILMVETGKLPFDNPSTHLELTMIHEATVLEYSGKSLALIEWSQSIKQIILLTLFVNIFIPWGISNNFSLTEISFGIVLIIVKIISLGILIALIETRIAKWRLFRVPDLIAISIASSMIGVIFFFI encoded by the coding sequence TTGAATGAGTTCTCCATTACAGAACCACTTTTTGGAATATTTCAAGTTTTGTTACTTGTAGTTTTGTCCCCTTTAATTGTGGGTATAATGAGAAAAACAAAGGCAAAGTCTCAAAAAAGAGTAGGCGCTCCCATTATTCAACCGTATTTTGATATTTTAAAATTAGTAAAAAAAGAGGAGGTAGTTTCTGATCAAAGTTCATGGATTTTTAGATGTAATCCTTGGGTAAATTTTGTAGCCACAGTATCTGCAGCATTTTTTATTCCGGTATCAATCGTTTATTCTCCTTTTGGTGTCATGGGTGATATTTTGTTGGTTATAGGCTTGTTTGGATTAGGCAAATTTTTTACAATACTTGCAGGATTGGATGTGTCCAGTTCTTTTGGCGGATTAGGCAGCAGTAGAGAAATTATGTTTTCTACACTTGTGGAGCCGGCATTGTTAATAACGATTTTTGTAATTGCCATTTTTTATGGAGGGACCAATATCAGCACAATTGTTGCATCTGCCAATGACATTTCTTTTCTTGCATCCCCTGGAGTGATATTTGCATTAATTGCATTTTTTATCATATTGATGGTTGAAACAGGGAAACTCCCATTTGATAACCCATCAACACATTTAGAATTGACAATGATTCATGAAGCTACAGTACTAGAGTATTCTGGAAAAAGTTTAGCGCTCATAGAATGGTCTCAATCAATTAAACAGATAATTTTGCTAACACTGTTTGTAAATATTTTCATACCGTGGGGAATTTCAAATAATTTTTCATTGACAGAAATTAGTTTTGGTATTGTTTTAATCATCGTAAAAATCATCTCTTTAGGTATTTTGATTGCATTAATTGAAACGCGTATTGCAAAGTGGAGATTATTTAGAGTTCCTGATCTAATTGCAATTTCAATTGCCAGTTCTATGATAGGAGTAATTTTCTTTTTTATCTAG